The following is a genomic window from Ictalurus furcatus strain D&B chromosome 14, Billie_1.0, whole genome shotgun sequence.
aattattatttatcttattaATTCTAATTTAAGgggttaagtaaggaataaaggataacagggtgtgctgttataagaaaatgatCAACAGTGGGGTTCAATGCTAGTGTGCCAATGTGTCTAATGTTATACATTTTATCTGTTAATAGTTACAGTTATTCTCGTGGAACCTCAGCAACATGTTAgctcctgttgtcacttacactATAACATCTAGAAACAGTTGTTtactcaccagcctctctttttttctttcacttgaatttaatagggggaaaaaatgtagcttgtcatgttactgagaaaccgaaATGCCCAGAGATGCCCTGAAGGCTTTCCGTGTCATAAAACATTAAGGAAAAgtttcacctctgactgttatagagtgctgacagtggagactctttccaaaaatgtaaaataaataacagaaaacttcagcaaacacacattttcttttattttccatttatgTGGCATTCAGCCATAGAAATCCCTGTTTAAGTTGATACTATAGACACAACagtgtattagaatgagtgcattaatattaatccTGTAATTTGTTTTGCAGTCAGCACTACTGCtgaagctgctgttataaaaaccaatgtgaccaatcagaatcgagactTTAGCAGTGCAGTTGCTTAAGACTATGTAAACGATAGAAAGTAGACATTAGCTCctgatttattttgtatgtGTAATCATccaattactaaaaaaaaattgtgcagtTTTTGCAGACTACTACATGAAGTTCAgtatttaaatttgtttattctctctcactcagtgaACAGTGCTACATTGGCGacgaatctgattggctgtcttGCATGGATGTGCGGTGGGGGCGGGGCCACTAACTTTGGAATGGCTATATTGTGGCTTATTCTATTCACCCCTTGCTCTTATGTATGCTGGTTCCGGCCCATCTACAAAGCTTTTAAGTGAGTTCAGGCAAACAACCATGTGTATCTTATTAAATATACCTTCTACATTTTGCACATTATTAACTTTCAGAAGAATattttttcagaatattttaatTTCCGACCCCATTTACACTCGAATGGGTTGTTTCATGCATCTACAGTATCAGGATTATATCTCAATGTAGAATAGCCACATAAAATGAATGTGTAAATGCTCCCAAGGCATTTGATCACTCACACCACTGCAGGAGATCTAAGATGCATTTTAGCTGCATgttgccgtaaatgtaaatgcatctGTTTCTCCAAGATAAcaatttttattcataaaacaacTACAACGGAAGAACAACACTAGAATTTGGTGTTTGAATGTAATAATATGACTTGCATATTAACATGTAACAGAGGTATCAGATTTAAGTCTGCCCAATGTATTTGACTACAAGTGAAAATGTATGTGGTTAAAGTCTTATTAGGATACAATCCAGACACAGGACATATGAAGTAGTTATAAATAGAGTTTCTGGAGAAAACAATTATGAATGATAGATCCTTTTGGCTGTTTACTATTTCCTGTCAATATTTGTGAAAAAATAGATTCCTCTTCATTTGTCTCAGACAAGAGTGTATCATGGCAACAATGTATCATGTAAATCCCATGCTGTTTGAAACGATAccagttattattaatatatggtCATAACTCTttgcctttctcttttttcaggAGCGACAGCTCTTTCAACTTTATGGCATTTTTCTTTGTATTCATGGCTCAGGTTGTGATCAGTATTATCCAGGCAGTGGGCATCCCAGGCTGGGGAGTCTGGTAAGGGCTTTGGATGTGGGGTTTGCTGAAAAGTTATAATTGTGGTAACTGTGTTTATTTAGATATTTGTTGTTACAGCTAGTCGCAACAGTAAGGTAATTATTCTAATGTGTTCATGTCTCTCTCCACTACAGTGGGTGGCTGGCAACCATCACATTCTTCAGCACTAATATCGGCTCTGCTGTGGTCATGCTGGTTCCCACTATTATGTTCACAGCTGTCGCTGTGCTGTCTTTCATCGCCCTCACCAAGGTACGTCATTCCCTTTCTGATACTGAAAACAGTTTCTTTGTCCATCACTTCCTTATTTGCAGTAAACGTGCACAATGATAAAAACTTTGAGCTACTGATCAgatggttgtgagttcaaatcccaacactgccaagctacaactgttgggtccttgatcAAAGCCCATAAGCAACTGCTCAACTGTATGCTGTATCATTAGAAAGGTGCTTTGGATAGAAgccaaatgagtaaatgtatttgtaatGATGTTTATTATAAGGTGGTATCaaataaaactatttcattGATTGTATATAGAAACAGCAACGGTACTTAGAAAATATTGTTTTCATACCTTTCTGTGTGCAGGTCCATAACTTCTACCGTGGCAGTGGTGGGAGCATGAGCAAGGCCCAGGAGGAATGGACAACAGGTGCTTGGAAAAACCCACATGTACAACAAGCAGCCCAGCAGGCAGCTATGGGTGCAGCCCAGGGGGCAATGCAGGGCCAACAGTACTCGCCCCCTCCCACCTACAACTATAATGACCCTATGTAATGTGTATTTATTAGGAAACAGTTAGGAGAGTTAGGCCCGTTTTATACTTGACACGTGACTATGCCTGTGTGTGCGGACTCAACCGCAATGTGAGTGAACAAACAATATCCACGTCACGTCACATGGCACGTCAGTGCCAAAACATCCCTGTCCAACAGGTTTCCATGTTGTATGCAAAACAGacatttctttttcctgtaCTAGGGAACTTGATTAGTGTTAATGCACAAAAACTGTTTAGAATAGTGTGTAATTTGAGACACAACTCTAGTTTGTTCAGTCTGTGGCAGATATTGTGTCTATACTGCCTGCACTATTTAGGTTGGGCACTGAACACTTGCCTGCATCAACAAACACTgcagcacatgcacacaaacatgcactaTCAACACGCCAAATAAATACAGGATATGGGTATATCTTCCATACGCATGTGCATAGTAAAAGCAAGTATAAACCTGGCCTTACAAGGGTATTAGGGAGgggggacgtgtgtgtgtgtgtgtggggggtggggggtggttaACAAAAGGATTTAGAGCAAATAACTGACcgatttcattttaaacaataatacaataatgcATATAATATTGCCTCAGTTGTGTGCATGGTAGagtattgtttttgttcttaagGCTAGGGTTTCTCAACTCTTACCACAGAGACCCACTGCCCTGCAGTTTCATGGTCCTTTCTCCTAGCACACCTGACTCAGCTCAGATACTAATCGTCAAGCCTCCTACAggttgaataaaaatgtttgggAGAGGGAAAGCTTGATAGTGGGACACTGGGCCTCCGGGACAGGAGCTGTGATATGCTACTCTAGACCCTACCAGTAATAGATTATGTCTTTGTGATATCAAGACATTTGTAATGGCTGTATTCTATTCCCCCCTAAAGTATGACTCAATTGAGGAAACATTCCATcatgtttatgtattattatagcCCTTGATGAGCCATCTGTATCTTTGTATTTCTATATGGTTATTTGACATTAAGTCAGCTAAAGGCTAACATGTAATAATTGTAAATCAGTTGCAGTGGtttatgtgaaataacttaGTAATAAATACAGCAAGTGACACAGTTCCTTTTGCATTTCAGTTGTCGAGCCAGTCTTTATCCAGCATCATAATTCGCTGAGTCTTAACAATTTGTCTTGCTTTTTAATTACCTCATTCTAGTTTGCATTGTAGGACACAAATAGCCATATACTTATACACTTACttttgattgattggttttgtAATTGTCTAGAGTGCAGAATTGTGGTTTAatattttctgatttctttAATCAAATTTTACAGTTTGGCTGTGTTGATATTTCTTTGTACCTCAAATAGGATTCAAATAGTTCTATTTTACTAGTGAAAGGTCAGTCTGAGAAAACCTATGATAAACTTATGACTTATGATATAAGTCCataactgcatttaaaaaacaaaaaacaaaaacatgatggCTCTAAAATGTTCATTAGATTATGACTTAGAAGAACTGAAGTGTATCCTAAAACCTTAACATAAACTGGACTTCAGTGCCAGCAGCAAGAATCACTGAGCCATGAAATGCTGATTTGTTATAAATCACTTTCGGCCTAATCTGCTTTAATGTTGTCTTTGCCATTATTGCACTGAAATATTGTTCTACTTCAgctgtattatataataattaattccaaatTTGTGAGTAAAGGTTTCTGTCCGTTTTGGTgaagacatacagtacattgaCATATTTTGTTGAGATGTTTATTGAGGAAAAGCAGGAGTTAAATGCCTGCAGGAAAAGCACACTAGTCTCCGTTTGAATTATTACCAGTGTGAATCCAATAAAACTCTGAATTTTGTCACTTACCTAATAGGAATATGGATTTTACCATAATACTcaattttgtgtaaatatttgctgTGATACAGTGACTAGTACTTGTTGTGAAACATTCGCATATTACATGGTTTTGAATATATGTAAATCCTTGAATCCTTGTCAACTGATAAGGCTGTTATATTTCAATACATGTAATTTGTGTCATTCATACAGGACGGGCTACTGTTACAGATTTATGTTTATAGTGACATTTAAACTAATCCATAGTCTGAGTGAGTTAGTGGGATGTGGTTAGATTTTAATCGACAGAACTAAACAGTCCTTATATACTCTTAAGTATGCTTAAATGAAACCGATATAAGaaaatgaataagtaaatagAGTGAGATTACAATATACATGTACAGTTTATGAACTATGTAATCAATATGTCTTAAAAAAAGGCTTGTAAAATAGCACCTCATCCCAAGAACTGTGAAATGGTCCATGTGCTTAGAGTATGTGTCATGTGTATACTAATGTGTATGTTTGCAGTTCTATAATTTGACTTCTGTAAagacttttgttttaaattagtATTATCTTTCAGCAAGTGTGTGAGGCTTTAATGCTCAGTGTATCATAGCTGTTTCACATGTATTGTCAAGGGCCTTTGTTAACAAGGACCATCAAGTTTAGGGCTTTAGGCATAATGTTGGTAGAAGCTGCCAGTTTTCTTGACAGCTCATGAAACTGGTACTGGATCAGCATAAAACTTCGTTGAGCGATTTAATTCCCTGCTGTTGTCTACAACTTTCTACTGCCCTAGAAATGCTGAATTCCTATTTGAATTCCCATTTGGAGATTCTAGAGCAGAGTTTACCTAGATAAAAATATCTGgataaaaataatccaaaagtgTAAAGAGTAATGTGATGAAATTATATTGACATCAAGTTTTATGTCAGATGCACCAGCAGCAGCAAAGTCCAGTGTCTATTGCCAACACCTACTCCAATCTAAATGCATATATAGTAACACTACTGAAAGTAGATAAATCCTTGTTTATAGTGTATGCGTGGCAATTGATAATAGAACTAAAAAGGTACTTGTCTATGTATGGTGTGTCATGTGGTGCTTGGTAAATCTGTGAAACTAATCAAACCTTGTGCCAAGTGTAGATAGATGTTATtagtgtgttgattttgatgttacTGCTGTCCACCCCAATATGGAATGTATTGTTGACTTCAGGGAAAGAACTACATATAAAGTCCACATTAAcggttttctttttcactttttctttttgtgctttttgttggTATAATAAACATTCCTTTCTGATATAAATGCTGGGTTAGTAATGAGTTAATTGATGAAAAGTTATCTTAAATATTTTGTAAAGAACCAAGCAGCCAAATTATGCTTTTTAAAGGTCAgtgaagattgaaaaaaaaaatcactctgtattagttttgtaatattttgtgtTTCCTTCATGGCTATGGTTAGGGTCATTTCATAGACTTATTATGACGTTTCTCCAGCAGAGGGCAGAAAGGCTCTTGGTATAGGAGATATGTTTATACACATTCTTTCCCAGAATCAGAGAAGGTTTTTAGCTGTGCTTGAAATGTGTGAAGGACCACACATGAtaaattatgcattattttctCCTAAAATTGTTTCATGATCTAAAATTGATTTTTACCACATTAGAACAGCTGATGGCCACGGTGTGATGTCACTTCCTAGGTAGGCTCTATGGTCAGCAAGCTGGTTAAGCACAATTTGCTTCACATGGATGATAAAAAACCCTGAATGCATTATCATCTTAGAACACTGAatcatttcctcatttctacACACAGGGTAACCAGAGAAAAAGAAGTGGGACAGCTATCAGCCTACCAGTTACTTTTTGGAGCAATGTAAATGAATATATCTAACTTGTCTTAATTTTGAAGGCTATTTTGGGGAAATGGTATAATTTTAATACTCATGTGTAGCCTAAGTCTGCAAATGTAACTTGATTtaccatatcatggctgaccctgcgctctgaccccaacttcctaatgAGCTGGGATAGTCAAAGAAAAGACtttcacagtactgtaatgTACATTATGTAACGCCGAATaaaatctttttcttcttcatcatcatcgtcatcatcatcaacaaccttTTGGTTTGAATAGCTTATGAAGAACAGATGGAGGGTTCCTAacaatctaacacacacacacacacacacacacacacacacacacacacacacatatatatatctgtgtgtgtgtaagatgttaataaagtgttcagagggtatctatctatctctctattccTTATGTTAGTCACCTGCCATGCTCAGACCCTCCAGAATACAGCATTCATAAGAAATAAGAATGAAGCCTTTCAAAAACTGAATCAGATTTATTAGAGCAGATGAAACATGACTCTGAAATGCTAAAAATGTAGTGTGGTCCTCcaaaaccacaaaacaaaagTGTAGAACAGTGGCACACTTCATCTGTCATCCTGGCTAAAATCATGAGTGGAAACAGCATTTATAGACATGAACAACTTTTCATGGCACCATATCTTCAACATCAACTCTAGTACTTTGGTTACAGATATTGATATCTATTTATTTCTACATATCCTGCTGTTAATAAATGGGTTGATGAATCTCACAAAGTATGAAGTAAATTGTGTAATGCCTGCCTGGGGAGTGTACTGAAAATAGCTCTGTGCAGGAGATTGTATTTTGTAGACTTGATAAGATCTTCTGTCAGTCACTCTTCATAGAGTGCTTCATGATCTTTTGAGGAGGGACCACATCCTATATAATTACAGCAGCACCAGGAACTGGGGCAGGAGTGGTTTCCTGTTGCCATGCTtttcattaatgaatgaaataatctGCCCAGCTTCCACTGCCGCAACAGCGCATTCATCTCCTGCACTGCAACACTAAGTTGAATTAATTTTCTTCCACATTTGAGGTGGCAAGCTCTGTGAGAGATTGAAATTGAAACGGAAggatgtgtgtgtctgaagtgTGGAGGAagtacacagacacactgatTACAGAGGTGAAAAAAACATAGTTTGTGTATGGGAGTGAATAGGAAAAAAGACAATACCTCTATGAGAGGAAGAGCATGTGAGGAAAAGATAGGAAAGAAATGTTTAAGGCTGCAtgaaagagaagatgagagagcaGGCAtgagtaagtgagagagagagagagagagagagagagagaaacagagagaagggAAAAGGTAGGGGGGCTAGAAGCAATGAACTATAGCAAGCTTCAAACTGTTTCAGCTCAAGCTGATGAAGAGGAGAGGTGCAGTACATGGCAAAGAAGCAGCAGAGCAGCACACAACCTCATAGCAGTCTCTAATggacactttcaaacaccaATGCTTTGATTTCGATAGCTTCAAAGCTATTGAATACCAAACCCAGACCACTGCGGCTATAAAACAAACTGCCGAGGATGGCTACTGAAGTGGTGTTTAATGAAAGTGCAACATGTCTGGAAATGAACTGGCCAGCTATTTCAtttgctctctcactcactcagggGTGATGGTTTCCCCAGAGAAGCTGTGGTGTTTTGTCCTACTCTGTTTCCTCCTGGGGATCGTGTTGGACATGCTCAACCTCTCAAAGGCTTTCTCTGttggatttcatttaatttctcctTGAAGAAGCATGACTGGATATATACAATCGTGATTGCACTATTGGATTTCTCAGCTTCCAGACATGGAAAATATATTCACTGGTACAAGTCTGTGAGTACAAATCATATAGAACATGTTGAATCAATCATCACTTTCGCAGAAGGTGATTTTAGACAACCGTGATACCATATATTTCGTAGAATAGCAACAATTATGTaaatctttttaattttttaatttttttttaaataagtgtatATATCTAACTTGTAATACTGAAAAGATATCATTAAATACATTAACTCCATACCTGAAGTTAAACAAAATATCCAAATCTCTTCACAGTCATGCAAAGCTTTGTGAGGTGTCTCACAATCAAGGTAACAGGCTTGATTGTGAGACACAATCAAGGCTTTCAATGGAAAAACCGTCATGCCTTTAGGGGGCTCCAGACATGAAGCCCAGGATCCTCTGCCTTTTTGGCTACTTGTGTATCCATGTGAAGAATGTTCCACAGTGCGCTTTTAGGATCTCGGGCAATAACAGAGAGTTCGGATCGGAGGAAGTGCATCCGTGATCACATAATGATGGTAATGGAACAGCTGGAAAAAGTCCTCAATGAGCTGAAGGATGTGTCTAGAGAGCTTAGagaggtaaacacacacacacacacacacacacacaccaaatccACAAAACTACATATGGCATTAAGAAGGGTTGACATTTGCATTACTGTACCTCTgcatatataatacacactatTAACTACACTTGAAAGGTCAGTTTgggcaaattaaaggaaaaaactaCCTAAAGTGTCTTATTAAGATCCAGCAGAACAGTTTCAATTCACGTTGGATCCTACACGTCTCTGGAAATGTATTGATGGGATAAACAACATTCTTGCAAAAGAATTGTTCCAAGAGAACATGCTTACTTCAgttgatgttttgatgatggtagtGGAGATACTGTCTAATAAGtcagtccaaaatctcccataggtgtttaTTTGGGATGAGATCTGGTGATGCAGCACTATAGATTGGGacactgtcatgctgaaagAGAGCTTTTCCATCAGGATCGGATAAAAGGGGTCAGTCAGTATAGCAGTGTTGTTCATTTTAGCATTACCTTAAAAAAACTCAGTGTTTTCCTGCTAGCTATCTCATTTTATaggtacatacagtactgtgcaaaagtcttaggcacatgcaaagaaatgcggTAGAGCAAATATgcattcaaaaataatgaaattaaatgtttctacataaataaaaaaatactataaagagcagtaaacagtaataaatgaaacaaaaaaaacagtcaatatttgttgtgatgaccctttgcttaaaattaaaataaaagtctccagtacaattagtgcaattttataaggaaatgagctctaagttttattgagcatgttgCAGAATTGGCCACAGTTCttatggagactttgactgtcgcagtTGCTTCTGacttttgcagcaaaacccagcagccttcattgtgttttttttttgtctgaaaagtgtctcttatgtaatatgctgctttctttactgacatacaaacattttctgcaacatttaattttgtacaggaaaactaatgtttggaaatctaatgTTTCTTGTACTGACTtcataatgtagaagtcataaaatataaatctataacaaagtttctactaaaaaactaaaatactgtatataactatatttacagtatatggtATTTCTGGCTGTTGGATTTTCCATCATCTCAGTCTGCCTCAATTCTGATTGTTCTGAGAAATAAGATCAGCCATAAATGAAACCACCATTTATATAAGAATGATTTGTCATGTTTGCTCAATCATATTGTTATGTCTCACTTCTCCAGCATAAGTTTTTCATAAACATCATCAGAGGCATGTATGAACTATTGCATCATCTTTTGAAagagttgtttttatttgtatttattttctcctgTGCTTCTGCTTAAGTATTTAGCAATCCTCAAGCCCCCTTAACTATTATTCAAGTATCATTGTGATATGCACTGAGAGCGAAACTTAAACTCATTTATAACACAGAGTAGTGTTCCATCTTACAAGAGATTGAAGTAAACAGCAAAATACAGCCTATTATCTGATATACTGATACATACTTTAGTTGTGCCTTTATTATTTAGACAACGTACAGTTTCCAACATGGCCTCATACGTTCAAATGTAGAACTCAGTTCATttgaaataacaacaacaacaacaacaacaattcagatcatatgaaaatatatgaaggttaaggttaggattaggggcagcattaatgcattaATTATTGTACCATTTCTTACATGTtaatttgtataaaataaaacaaaacccatCCACATTTACTCATTAGTTTCTATTTATGCAAATTTCTTAGAAATCAGTTTGTGAATATATGTGCAGGGCCGTTCCACAAATTTCATCTCTTGAAGATTGCCTCAATCTCTGGGCTCTAGGTTGTCATCAGCCTCACATTGATGcccctgtgtgtttgtttgtgtgccgCAGATGCACAGCAGGTGCCAGTTTGCACCCTTAAGTTCttgtcatttgttttattgctgCATAAATTGGAATTTTTCGGGCCTTAAATCAATAACCTCACTTGCATGCTGGACCAATTGCCAGGATTTAACACTTAAATTGTAGCACCAATTGAATGTTAACTCACTGGGATTAAAGCACTTACACAAATACAGGAACAAGCAAAACTAGTGATGTGaatatttgaattaaaatacaatatattttagCTTTATATATGATGATCATCATAAGATAATTGACCTTATGAATGCAGTTAAGAAGTGTCATACTGCATTTTTGAACTCTTAAAGAAAAACTAGTAATGAGTCTTTTTAATAACTGTATTTTGAttacatgtatttatgtgtgcCACCCTTGCCTTGTGcacaaaaagcaaacaaacaaacaaacaaacaacaaaaaaacagaacttaCTTAATTGAGAGTATATGAGTGAGCATGTgttaagagaagagaaaaatattCATAGGATATACaaagcatacacacaaatattggGACAGATTTTGAAAGTGCAACTTTCCTGTATTTTTACAGGTACTGGCTCAAATTGACAAGTTGACAGCATACATTGATTTGGACCCTGAAGAGAACACAGAGGATGACAAGACCCTGACTTGCAATAGAAACAGCAGTGAGAGAGCACTGGAGAACCTTTCCAACGTTGAGGCTTATTCTAATAGCAATGGACTAACCCACTTATTACACAACTCTCTCTGCGACTCTGCTAAAATAGCACCAGCCCTGTACCGACGGAGTTGTGGAGACTTACCGGCCCTAAATGGACCCACATGGCCAAATGCTTCTTGGCTCTTCGGCAGAAGGGAGGAAATACACTCATGTGACAGTGTAGAGCTTCATGCTCTatgctgtgatgatgatgagttcGATGAAGAAAATGGTGGCAGGAGATCATCTAGATTCTCTTCCAGTGACTCTGTGTTTTCATCCTCTCCTCTGCAGCCTGTGAGGTTAGGGGCCTTGACACCCAGATCAGTCCGCAAATATCACCTGAGTCcaggtttgaagaaaaaaacactacgGAGCTGCAGCACTCAAACAGTTTCCGATAAGAGCACACAAACTGCACTGACCCACAGTCCTGCCAGGCAACGATCTGCATCTGAACATAAGCACTAAAAACTTTAAACTAAAAACTCTATTGCCAGCTGCTCATATGAAATAAACTGTTATATGCATGCTTACACAAAAATATTGATGTTACATAGCATATCATAAATAACTGCACATTAACTTGAGGCTAATAAAACTATGgactttattttgtatttatgatttttttttcttcgtatttatgaattatgatttttttttgtttacagcaCAATATTTTAAATCCTAAACCATACAGCCATCCTGAAAATTAACATAATTCCTTATCTTAATTAACATCACATATGAATAAACTAATTGAGCTAATTTAAGTAGGGGCGAGCTTCTAAAGCATAAAAAGAGAATAAACAGCACACATTGTTATGAACTCTTATGAACCTCAATCTGTACCCCAAATTACACAACCTCAGTGAAAATATTAAGACCAAACAGACAAAATATTTAGTCTCAAAACATTCATACATGTTCAGTAACAGCCTTATATTGATCATGTTCATGGTGGATCCAATCCAACTCAGGGAGGTGGGGAATAcagcctggatgggacaccagtccatcgcaggataccatgcacacacacacacacacacacacacacacacacacacacacacacacacacacacacacacacacacacacacacatacacacagacagacaatcaCACTCcctttcacacctaggggcaatttaaagtAGATAATTCCCAtaccggcatgtttttgggaggtgggaggaaacaggaaacactccacacagacagtaaagcAAGTAACCCGAGCTCAAGATCAAATGGAAAGCTGTGATGTAGCAACGGTACTTTCTGCGCTACTGTGCCAAAACAACTACCAGGATCGGTTCTTGTGTATTACAAGCATACCTAGTTTGTTGCAAGCAAAATGGTAGAAAATACAGAAGTTGAAGGAGATGCCTTGTTTTCCCTTCATGTCagaacatgcacaaaacacacaaaatgtcatGTGTGTCATTTCATTAGTTTCTCAGTCGT
Proteins encoded in this region:
- the LOC128618671 gene encoding inhibitory synaptic factor 1, with amino-acid sequence MFHSALLGSRAITESSDRRKCIRDHIMMVMEQLEKVLNELKDVSRELREVLAQIDKLTAYIDLDPEENTEDDKTLTCNRNSSERALENLSNVEAYSNSNGLTHLLHNSLCDSAKIAPALYRRSCGDLPALNGPTWPNASWLFGRREEIHSCDSVELHALCCDDDEFDEENGGRRSSRFSSSDSVFSSSPLQPVRLGALTPRSVRKYHLSPGLKKKTLRSCSTQTVSDKSTQTALTHSPARQRSASEHKH
- the scamp5a gene encoding secretory carrier-associated membrane protein 5, which gives rise to MAENNFPPLPRFIPLKPCFYQDFNEIPEQFRTMCKRLYYLWILNSATLATNLIGCLAWMCGGGGATNFGMAILWLILFTPCSYVCWFRPIYKAFKSDSSFNFMAFFFVFMAQVVISIIQAVGIPGWGVCGWLATITFFSTNIGSAVVMLVPTIMFTAVAVLSFIALTKVHNFYRGSGGSMSKAQEEWTTGAWKNPHVQQAAQQAAMGAAQGAMQGQQYSPPPTYNYNDPM